Genomic DNA from Mesorhizobium sp. 131-2-1:
CTCCTTGCCATCGCGGAAAACGGAGGCCATGGGCGGGGCAAGATCAAGCAGGGCTCTGATTGCGGCCGACGCCCCGGCGCGTGCGCGCATCTCGAGCCAGTGGCCGAGCAGGATGAACACGAGAAGGACGCTCGCGGCCTCGTAGAACTGCTGCCCCTCGAAGAAGAAGGTCGTCCCGACGCTGAACAGGTAGCCGGTGCCGACGCTCAGCACCACAAGCACGGCCATGTTGAGGACGCCGTTGCGCAGCGCCCGCCAGGCGGCGACCAGAAAGGGCCAGACAGGATAGAGGATCGCGGCGCTGGCGAGGAAAAACATCGCCAGGGCCTCGCTCATCCCGAAAGGTGGATGCAGCCAGGGCTCACCCAGGCCCATCGGCTCCATGGCGAAGATCGGCAGCGCGAACACCAGGCTGATCAAGAACCGGTTGCGCATGTCCTTGACCATGCCCTGCATGTCCATGCCGGCGCCGTGTCCCATCTCATGGGCCATGGCATCGTGCGGCGCGTTGGCTGCGACCGTCCCCTGGCCAGTTGTGCCCGACCGGATCATGGCGGCGCGCCCCCCACGATCGTGCTCGGCGTCATCGTGCCCGGGGTGTCCGGAGGTGGCCCGCGGATGTCCCAGCGGAATCGTTGTGCCGTCGGGAAAGCAGAGATGCCGGGGCACGGTCTCCCCGCGGCAATGGAAACCGCAAACCTCGATTTCTTTGGCAAGAGTCTCCGGGTTCGTCAGCATTTCATCGAATTCGACGGTTGCGGTGGTCGATCCCGCGTTCATCGCGACGCCGGCGACTCCCGGCAGAGGCACCAGACGTTTTTCGACCGCTGCGAAATCCATCATGCCGACAAGGTCGCGCACTTCTAGATTGACCTTTTTCATCAACAGTCTCCTGTGCTTCCTACCGCACTGCCATCGTTGCCATGCAAGCCCTGGTTCGTCGCGGCCCTCGGAATGTCACAAGCCCGATAGGCAAGGGTCGACATCATGCCGCTCGCCATGCGGTAGAGGCAGTGACAATGGAACGCCCATTTGCCTGTTCTGCCACCGCCGGTGATGCGGCCAGCTGCCCTCAAGGCGCACGGTGCTCGCCGGAGGAACCGAACAGTCTGTCCACATGTGGAAAGAAGGCGGGCACGCGAGCGGCATAACGGTCGTATGCGTCGCCGAACTCCTTTCTTGTTTCACGCTCCTCGATGAAGGAAAGCCGCACATACATGGCGACCAGAATGGGAAACATCGCTAGCGTCAGCAGCGTCGGCCACTGCACGAGGAAGCCCGCCATGACGAGGGCGAAGCCGACATATTGCGGGTGCCGGATGGAGGCATATGGCCCACCCGTTGCGAGCCGATTGTGACGCTGCGCTTCGTAAAGCACCCGCCAGGCAGTCGAGATCAGCATGAATCCGCCGCTGATCAGGAAGAAGCTGAGAACGTGAAAGGGGCCGAAATGCGGATTGAGACGCCAACCGAACATCATCTCCGGCAGGTGACCGGCATCATGCGAGAACCAGTCGATGCCTGGGTATCGTGACTGCAGCCATTCAGAGAGCAGATAGATCGTCAGGGGGAAGCCATACATTTCGGCGAACAGCGCTGCCAGGAAGGCGCTGAATGCACCAAAGGAGCGCCAGTCACGGCCGGTCCGCGGCTTGAAGAAGCTGAATGCGAACAGGATGAAAACCGCCGAGTTGATTATCGCCAGGCCCCAGAGGCCGTAGGCGGGAGATTGCTCGACCATGGTCATGCTCCTTTGTTGCGAGCGGTGCCATCTTGCGTGCCCGGTTCAGTTTTCCTTCTGCCCGCCATGCCCGCGGTGGCCGCCATGCATGAAGACGTGAAGCAGAGGACAGGCGAGCAGCAGCAGAAACGGGAGGACACCGAAGGTGTGGGCCCGGTGTTCGGTGAGAAGGAAAAACGCGG
This window encodes:
- a CDS encoding methyltransferase family protein: MVEQSPAYGLWGLAIINSAVFILFAFSFFKPRTGRDWRSFGAFSAFLAALFAEMYGFPLTIYLLSEWLQSRYPGIDWFSHDAGHLPEMMFGWRLNPHFGPFHVLSFFLISGGFMLISTAWRVLYEAQRHNRLATGGPYASIRHPQYVGFALVMAGFLVQWPTLLTLAMFPILVAMYVRLSFIEERETRKEFGDAYDRYAARVPAFFPHVDRLFGSSGEHRAP
- a CDS encoding DUF2933 domain-containing protein, which translates into the protein MNPDTHRMSGPPTGSEPEAEVEAGTRGFWTSKTGLVTIAFLLIAAFFLLTEHRAHTFGVLPFLLLLACPLLHVFMHGGHRGHGGQKEN